In Gordonia phthalatica, one genomic interval encodes:
- a CDS encoding DUF349 domain-containing protein produces MTNPTDPNASTPKPGPKPGPRPGPGPRPAVPVHPVPVSAPDVFGRIDENGGVWLKTANGERQIGSWQAGTVEEGLAHFARKFADMATEVEILEERLTARSGDPKKTQATAAHLLAELPDAQVIGDVDGLAARLTAIVAGADDVAQEVREERESARASAIARKEKLAAEAEKIGAEGTSWKAGGDRLRAILEEWKTIRGIDRKTDDALWRRYSKARDAFNRRRGAHFADLDRERAGAKVRKEELIAEAEALSNSTDWGATAGRFRELLAEWKAAGRAPRDSDEALWVRFKAAQDVFFQARNAVNSERDAEFAENAKAKIALLDEAEKQIDPAKDLEAARRDFRTFREKWDEIGKVPREQMSKLEGRVRALEKRLRAEEDADWARTDPEAQARAAQFTERADKLEEQAQKAQDSGKDRDAADLRKQAAQWREWATAAHSALSDR; encoded by the coding sequence ATGACTAACCCGACCGACCCGAACGCATCCACCCCGAAGCCCGGCCCCAAGCCCGGCCCACGTCCGGGTCCCGGACCGCGACCCGCGGTTCCCGTCCATCCCGTCCCGGTCTCCGCCCCCGACGTCTTCGGGCGCATCGATGAGAACGGCGGCGTGTGGCTCAAGACCGCGAACGGTGAGCGCCAGATCGGATCGTGGCAGGCTGGCACCGTCGAGGAGGGGCTCGCGCACTTCGCTCGCAAGTTCGCCGACATGGCCACCGAGGTCGAGATCCTCGAGGAACGTCTCACCGCTCGATCCGGCGACCCCAAGAAGACTCAGGCCACCGCGGCACACCTCCTCGCCGAACTCCCCGACGCGCAGGTGATCGGCGACGTCGACGGCCTCGCCGCCCGGCTGACCGCGATCGTCGCCGGCGCGGACGATGTGGCGCAGGAGGTCCGCGAGGAACGCGAGTCCGCGCGCGCGTCGGCCATCGCACGCAAGGAGAAGCTCGCCGCCGAAGCCGAGAAGATCGGCGCGGAGGGCACCTCGTGGAAGGCCGGCGGTGACCGCCTGCGCGCCATCCTGGAGGAGTGGAAGACGATCCGCGGCATCGACCGCAAGACCGACGACGCCCTGTGGCGTCGCTACTCGAAGGCCCGGGACGCGTTCAACCGACGACGCGGCGCCCACTTCGCCGACCTCGATCGTGAACGGGCGGGCGCGAAGGTCCGCAAGGAGGAGTTGATCGCCGAAGCGGAAGCGCTGTCGAACTCCACCGACTGGGGTGCCACCGCGGGCAGGTTCCGCGAACTCCTGGCCGAGTGGAAGGCCGCCGGTCGCGCTCCGCGCGATTCCGACGAGGCGCTGTGGGTCCGGTTCAAGGCCGCGCAGGACGTGTTCTTCCAGGCCCGCAACGCCGTCAACTCCGAGCGCGACGCCGAGTTCGCGGAGAACGCGAAAGCGAAGATCGCACTCCTGGACGAGGCCGAGAAGCAGATCGATCCTGCCAAGGACCTCGAGGCCGCTCGCCGCGACTTCCGCACCTTCCGCGAGAAGTGGGACGAGATCGGGAAGGTCCCCCGCGAGCAGATGAGCAAGTTGGAGGGCCGCGTCCGCGCGCTGGAGAAGCGTCTGCGGGCCGAGGAGGACGCCGACTGGGCGCGCACCGACCCCGAAGCGCAGGCGCGGGCCGCTCAGTTCACCGAACGCGCCGACAAGCTGGAGGAGCAGGCGCAGAAGGCGCAGGACTCCGGTAAGGACCGCGACGCCGCGGACCTGCGGAAGCAGGCCGCGCAGTGGCGCGAGTGGGCCACCGCGGCGCACTCGGCTCTGTCGGACCGCTAG
- the miaA gene encoding tRNA (adenosine(37)-N6)-dimethylallyltransferase MiaA: MVTAPVAVIGPTASGKSDLALDLAERLDGEIVNVDAMQQYRGMDIGTAKLSIAERRGIPHHQLDVLDVTETATVAGYKAAATADVERLLAAGRTPIIVGGSMMYIQGLLDDWEFPATDPDVRARYEAQLAEIGPLALHTRLAEVDAAAAATILDSDGRRIVRALEVVEITGRPFAASAPTIGEPRWGTRILTLDRDRDALDERIRLRTAAMFEAGLVEEVEALCACGLREGRTASRAIGYAQVLAFLDGEYGLDEAEERTFFGTRRYVRRQRSWFRRDPRAVWLDAAAPALLGDALRALDAD; encoded by the coding sequence ATCGTGACCGCGCCGGTGGCGGTGATCGGTCCGACGGCGAGCGGCAAGTCCGACCTCGCCCTCGACCTCGCCGAACGACTCGACGGGGAGATCGTCAACGTCGACGCGATGCAGCAGTACCGCGGCATGGACATCGGCACCGCGAAACTCTCGATCGCCGAGCGGCGCGGCATCCCGCACCACCAGCTCGACGTCCTCGACGTGACCGAGACGGCGACCGTCGCCGGGTACAAGGCCGCCGCCACCGCCGACGTCGAACGACTGCTGGCCGCCGGGCGCACGCCGATCATCGTCGGCGGCTCGATGATGTACATCCAAGGCCTCCTCGACGACTGGGAGTTCCCGGCCACCGACCCCGACGTCCGCGCCCGCTACGAAGCGCAGCTCGCGGAGATCGGGCCCCTCGCGCTGCACACGCGACTGGCGGAGGTCGACGCCGCCGCGGCCGCCACGATCCTCGACTCGGACGGCCGCCGTATCGTGCGCGCCCTGGAGGTCGTCGAGATCACCGGGCGGCCGTTCGCGGCCTCCGCGCCGACGATCGGCGAACCGCGCTGGGGAACCAGGATCCTGACCCTCGACCGGGACCGGGACGCCCTCGACGAGCGGATTCGGCTGCGGACGGCCGCGATGTTCGAGGCCGGCCTGGTCGAGGAGGTGGAGGCGCTCTGCGCGTGCGGCCTCCGCGAGGGACGGACCGCGTCGCGCGCCATCGGCTACGCGCAGGTGCTGGCCTTCCTGGACGGCGAGTACGGACTCGACGAGGCGGAGGAGCGGACCTTCTTCGGCACCCGGCGCTACGTGCGCAGGCAACGGTCGTGGTTCCGTCGAGACCCCCGTGCCGTGTGGCTCGACGCCGCGGCGCCCGCGCTGCTCGGCGACGCGTTGCGGGCGCTCGACGCGGACTGA
- the dapF gene encoding diaminopimelate epimerase: MTTLPALTYVKGHGTQNDFVILPDTYAQIEFTAELTAALCDRQRGIGADGVLRVATAGALVAEGVLDRLPDGVSGVDWFMDYRNADGSIAEMCGNGVRVFAHFCRSAELVDSDHFTVGSRAGGRPVTIHRADGVDAEVSVAMGDVVLGGPSKTAVAGLHLVGEMVDVGNPHLACVVDGLTPDALRALDLTAAPDIDRTAFPNGANVELVTPLQPSDVDGVDFHAWMRVYERGVGETRSCGTGLVAAAAAALASVDRTEGTVGLTVPGGDVTVSLADGRAVLRGPSKLVARGELLAGWAD, from the coding sequence GTGACTACACTTCCGGCGCTGACCTATGTGAAGGGTCACGGAACGCAGAACGACTTCGTGATTCTGCCCGACACGTACGCCCAGATCGAATTCACCGCGGAACTGACCGCGGCGCTCTGCGACCGGCAGCGGGGGATCGGCGCTGACGGCGTCCTCCGCGTGGCGACCGCGGGAGCACTCGTGGCCGAAGGCGTTCTGGACCGCCTCCCCGACGGGGTGTCCGGCGTCGACTGGTTCATGGACTACCGCAATGCCGACGGCTCCATCGCCGAGATGTGCGGCAACGGAGTGCGGGTGTTCGCCCACTTCTGCCGCAGCGCCGAACTCGTCGACAGCGACCACTTCACCGTCGGCTCACGCGCGGGCGGACGCCCGGTCACCATCCACCGCGCGGACGGCGTCGACGCCGAGGTCAGCGTCGCGATGGGCGACGTGGTCCTCGGCGGACCGTCGAAGACCGCCGTCGCCGGGCTGCACCTGGTGGGCGAGATGGTCGACGTCGGCAACCCGCATCTCGCGTGCGTCGTCGACGGACTGACCCCCGACGCGCTCCGCGCGCTCGACCTGACGGCGGCTCCCGACATCGACCGGACGGCGTTCCCGAACGGCGCCAACGTGGAACTCGTGACCCCGCTGCAGCCGTCCGACGTGGACGGAGTGGACTTCCACGCCTGGATGCGCGTCTACGAACGCGGTGTCGGAGAGACCCGATCGTGCGGCACCGGTCTCGTCGCGGCCGCCGCCGCTGCGCTGGCGAGCGTCGACCGCACCGAGGGCACCGTCGGACTGACGGTGCCGGGCGGTGACGTCACGGTGTCGCTCGCCGACGGCCGCGCGGTCCTCCGCGGTCCGTCGAAGCTCGTCGCCCGCGGCGAGCTCCTGGCCGGCTGGGCGGACTGA
- the hflX gene encoding GTPase HflX, whose protein sequence is MTELTNETPTTGELQLDERASLQRVVGLSTELQDITEVEQRQLRLEQVVLVGVWLSGSAAAAEASMAELAALAETAGSTVLDALIQRRSKPDPATYIGSGKADELRQVVVATGADTVICDGELTPAQLTALEKVVKVKVVDRTALILDIFAQHATSREGKAQVALAQMEYMMPRLRGWGESMSRQAGGRAGSNGGVGLRGPGETKIETDRRRIRERMAKIRKEIRGMKTARTVKRAARRRGGVPGLTVVGYTNAGKSSLVNAMTGAGVLVQDALFATLDPTTRRAELADGHEVVFTDTVGFVRHLPTQLVEAFRSTLEEAMEADLLVHVVDGADPFPGNQISAVRQVLSDVLAEEKLPAPPEMLVINKIDAVDGITMAALRAEYPDAQFVSARTGEGLDDLFRAITEFLQRDDVDAVLQIPFARGEVIARLHQQAHVLDTDHNAEGTRVHVRMPSALAAELSDLVV, encoded by the coding sequence ATGACTGAACTGACCAATGAGACACCGACCACGGGCGAACTCCAACTCGACGAGCGTGCGTCCCTCCAGCGCGTCGTCGGCCTGTCGACCGAACTGCAGGACATCACGGAGGTCGAACAACGACAACTCCGCCTGGAGCAGGTGGTCCTCGTCGGCGTGTGGCTCTCCGGCAGCGCGGCCGCGGCCGAGGCCAGCATGGCCGAGCTCGCAGCCCTCGCCGAGACCGCCGGATCCACCGTTCTCGACGCACTGATCCAACGACGGAGCAAACCCGACCCCGCCACGTACATCGGCTCCGGCAAGGCCGACGAACTGCGGCAGGTGGTGGTCGCGACCGGTGCCGACACCGTCATCTGCGACGGTGAACTGACCCCGGCACAGCTGACCGCGCTCGAGAAGGTCGTGAAGGTGAAGGTCGTCGACCGCACCGCGCTGATCCTCGACATCTTCGCCCAGCACGCCACCTCCAGGGAGGGCAAGGCGCAGGTGGCGCTCGCGCAGATGGAGTACATGATGCCGAGGCTGCGCGGCTGGGGCGAGTCCATGTCGCGCCAGGCCGGCGGTCGTGCGGGCAGCAACGGCGGTGTGGGCCTGCGCGGTCCCGGTGAGACCAAGATCGAGACCGACCGCCGCCGGATCCGTGAGCGGATGGCCAAGATCCGCAAGGAGATCCGGGGGATGAAGACCGCGCGCACGGTGAAGCGCGCCGCCCGGCGCCGCGGCGGCGTGCCCGGCCTCACGGTGGTCGGCTACACCAACGCGGGCAAGTCGAGCCTGGTCAACGCGATGACCGGCGCCGGTGTGCTGGTCCAGGACGCCCTGTTCGCGACCCTGGACCCCACCACACGCCGCGCCGAGCTCGCGGACGGCCACGAGGTGGTCTTCACCGACACCGTCGGCTTCGTGCGACACCTGCCGACCCAGCTCGTCGAGGCGTTCCGCTCGACGTTGGAGGAGGCGATGGAGGCCGACCTGCTGGTGCACGTCGTCGACGGCGCGGATCCCTTCCCGGGCAACCAGATCTCGGCCGTGCGGCAGGTCCTCAGCGACGTGCTCGCCGAGGAGAAGCTGCCCGCGCCGCCGGAGATGCTCGTCATCAACAAGATCGACGCCGTCGACGGGATCACCATGGCCGCGTTGCGTGCGGAGTACCCCGACGCGCAGTTCGTGTCCGCCCGCACCGGCGAGGGCCTCGACGACCTGTTCCGGGCCATCACCGAGTTCCTGCAGCGCGACGACGTCGACGCCGTCCTGCAGATTCCGTTCGCGCGCGGCGAGGTGATCGCCCGCCTGCATCAGCAGGCGCACGTGCTGGACACCGACCACAACGCCGAAGGCACCCGCGTTCATGTGCGGATGCCTTCGGCGTTGGCTGCGGAGCTGAGCGACCTGGTGGTCTGA
- a CDS encoding HPr family phosphocarrier protein, with amino-acid sequence MPSTTVTVGSAVGLHARPATVISEAATALGVPVTLAADGGEPVDAGSALMIMTLGAEKGASITVESEDQAAVDQIAALVAQDLDAE; translated from the coding sequence ATGCCCAGCACCACCGTCACCGTCGGCTCCGCAGTCGGACTGCACGCCCGTCCGGCCACCGTCATCTCCGAGGCGGCCACCGCGCTCGGCGTCCCGGTCACGCTCGCCGCCGACGGCGGCGAGCCGGTGGACGCGGGCAGCGCTCTGATGATCATGACCCTGGGCGCCGAGAAGGGCGCGTCGATCACCGTCGAGAGCGAGGATCAGGCCGCCGTCGACCAGATCGCCGCCCTCGTCGCTCAGGACCTCGACGCCGAGTAG
- a CDS encoding PTS fructose transporter subunit IIABC codes for MSQPIITPELVLLDGDAGPDAESVIGTLAELVSTAGRSSDPSELAAAALARETKSPTGLPGGIAIPHARAESVSAASLAMARLARKADFGAPDGPADIVFLIAAPAGAASEHMKVLSSLARALVRPEFVQALRDAPDADAIVELVLDVTADKKAPAKTPAAVPAAASAPTATTRPKIIAITACPTGIAHTYMAADALKLAAERADVDFEVETQGSTGSTPFSPTTIADADAVIFATDVGVKNRDRFVGKPVVASGVKRAINEPDTMIAEAVAAGRDPNAATVAGDAHAAAESSAASSVGIGGQLKQALLTGVSYMIPFVAAGGLLMALGFLLGGYEIAKSTIEDGTSDAAYYALHNSLWELPPGGLLQYLGALSFAVGNLAIGLMVAVLAGYIAYAIADRPGLAPGFTAGLIAVAVGSGFIGGLVGGLLAGVVALWLSRLPLPQWARGLQPVVIIPLVATLVTGFVMFALLARPLSWVNTALEDQLNSMSGSSKIILGIVIGLMMCLDLGGPVNKAAYAFGVAGLGVAGAGVPQWEIMAAVMGSGMVPPLALALATALRPSTFTEPERENGKAAWLLGASFISEGAIPFAAADPLRVIPSMMLGGAVTGALSMAMSVQLRAPHGGVFVLFAMNGTWWKFLIAIVAGVIVSAIAVLAAKQIKPSTK; via the coding sequence ATGTCCCAACCGATCATCACGCCCGAGCTGGTCCTGCTCGACGGCGATGCAGGCCCCGACGCAGAGTCCGTCATCGGCACCCTCGCCGAGCTCGTCTCGACGGCCGGACGCTCCTCCGACCCGTCCGAGCTCGCCGCCGCCGCACTCGCCCGCGAGACGAAGTCGCCCACCGGCCTGCCGGGCGGCATCGCGATCCCCCACGCGCGCGCCGAGTCGGTGTCCGCCGCCTCGCTCGCGATGGCTCGCCTGGCCCGCAAGGCGGACTTCGGCGCTCCGGACGGCCCCGCCGACATCGTCTTCCTCATCGCGGCCCCCGCGGGTGCCGCGAGCGAGCACATGAAGGTCCTCAGCTCTCTCGCCCGCGCCCTGGTGCGTCCCGAGTTCGTCCAGGCGCTGCGCGACGCCCCGGACGCCGACGCGATCGTCGAGTTGGTCCTCGACGTCACCGCCGACAAGAAGGCTCCCGCGAAGACCCCCGCCGCCGTTCCGGCCGCCGCCTCGGCACCGACCGCCACCACCCGCCCGAAGATCATCGCGATCACCGCCTGCCCCACCGGCATCGCTCACACCTACATGGCGGCGGACGCGCTGAAACTCGCCGCCGAACGCGCGGACGTCGACTTCGAGGTCGAGACCCAGGGATCCACCGGGTCGACGCCCTTCTCCCCGACCACCATCGCCGACGCGGACGCCGTCATCTTCGCGACCGACGTCGGCGTCAAGAACCGCGACCGCTTCGTCGGGAAGCCGGTGGTCGCCTCCGGCGTCAAACGCGCCATCAACGAACCCGACACGATGATCGCCGAGGCCGTCGCCGCGGGCCGCGATCCGAACGCCGCGACGGTCGCCGGCGACGCGCATGCGGCCGCCGAGTCCTCCGCGGCGTCGAGCGTCGGCATCGGCGGCCAGTTGAAGCAGGCGCTGCTGACCGGCGTCAGCTACATGATCCCGTTCGTCGCCGCGGGCGGCCTCCTGATGGCCCTGGGCTTCCTGCTCGGCGGCTACGAGATCGCCAAGAGCACCATCGAGGACGGCACGTCCGACGCCGCGTACTACGCGCTGCACAACAGTCTGTGGGAACTGCCGCCCGGGGGCCTCCTCCAGTACCTCGGCGCTCTGAGCTTCGCGGTCGGCAACCTCGCGATCGGCCTGATGGTCGCGGTCCTGGCCGGTTACATCGCCTACGCGATCGCCGACCGACCCGGCCTCGCACCCGGCTTCACCGCCGGCCTGATCGCCGTCGCGGTCGGTTCGGGCTTCATCGGCGGCCTGGTCGGCGGTCTGCTCGCCGGCGTCGTCGCCCTGTGGCTCTCGCGGCTCCCGTTGCCGCAGTGGGCACGCGGCCTTCAGCCGGTCGTCATCATCCCGCTCGTCGCCACGCTCGTCACCGGCTTCGTGATGTTCGCGCTGCTCGCTCGGCCGCTGTCGTGGGTCAACACCGCCCTCGAGGACCAGCTCAACTCGATGTCCGGCAGTTCCAAGATCATCCTCGGCATCGTCATCGGCCTGATGATGTGCCTCGACCTCGGAGGCCCGGTCAACAAGGCCGCGTACGCCTTCGGCGTCGCGGGTCTGGGCGTCGCCGGCGCAGGCGTGCCCCAGTGGGAGATCATGGCGGCCGTCATGGGCTCGGGCATGGTCCCGCCGCTCGCCCTCGCCCTGGCGACGGCGCTGCGGCCGTCGACGTTCACCGAGCCCGAACGCGAGAACGGCAAGGCCGCCTGGCTGCTCGGCGCGTCGTTCATCTCCGAGGGCGCGATCCCGTTCGCGGCCGCCGATCCCCTCCGCGTGATCCCGTCGATGATGCTCGGCGGCGCCGTGACCGGCGCCCTGTCGATGGCGATGAGCGTTCAGCTCCGCGCCCCGCACGGCGGCGTCTTCGTCCTCTTCGCGATGAACGGCACGTGGTGGAAGTTCCTGATCGCTATCGTGGCGGGTGTGATCGTCTCCGCCATCGCCGTCCTGGCCGCGAAGCAGATCAAACCCAGCACGAAGTAG
- a CDS encoding 1-phosphofructokinase family hexose kinase, whose amino-acid sequence MILTVTANPSTDRTIELPGTLERGGVHRAVRVIDQPGGKGVNVSRVVQAAGASTLAVLPARADDPYPASLTAVSLPHLAVAVDAPVRTNITIAEADGTTTKINEAGAALGEAAAAELRSVILARAETADWLSLCGSLPPGLPDTWYADLVRDLGDRRCRVAVDTSGAPLSAVATTDVDLLKPNAHELAEIAGGDGDAMEAAAAQGDPSSVADVARIVADRTGGSVLTTLGGSGALLTTPEGTWFATAPAVTVRSTVGAGDASLAGYLIAHLRLASAADLLRSAVAHGSAAASLPGTTPPTPDVLDEDGVTVTRLS is encoded by the coding sequence ATGATCCTCACCGTCACCGCCAACCCCAGCACGGACCGCACCATCGAGCTGCCCGGCACCCTTGAACGCGGCGGCGTCCACCGCGCCGTCCGCGTCATCGATCAGCCGGGAGGCAAGGGCGTCAACGTCTCCCGCGTGGTCCAGGCGGCGGGTGCGTCGACGCTCGCGGTGCTGCCCGCCCGCGCCGACGACCCCTACCCGGCGTCGCTGACCGCGGTGTCGCTGCCGCACCTGGCGGTGGCCGTCGACGCTCCGGTCCGCACCAACATCACGATCGCCGAGGCCGACGGCACCACCACCAAGATCAACGAGGCCGGCGCCGCGCTCGGCGAGGCCGCGGCCGCCGAGCTGCGGTCGGTGATCCTGGCGCGCGCCGAGACCGCCGACTGGCTGTCGCTGTGCGGCTCGCTGCCCCCGGGTCTGCCCGACACCTGGTACGCCGACCTGGTCCGCGATCTCGGCGACCGTCGCTGCCGCGTGGCCGTCGACACCTCCGGCGCACCCCTGTCGGCGGTCGCCACGACCGACGTCGACCTGCTCAAGCCCAACGCCCACGAACTCGCGGAGATCGCCGGCGGCGACGGCGACGCGATGGAGGCCGCCGCGGCGCAGGGCGACCCGAGCTCGGTCGCCGACGTCGCCCGGATCGTCGCCGACCGGACCGGCGGATCGGTCCTCACCACCCTCGGCGGGTCGGGGGCGCTGCTCACCACGCCCGAGGGCACCTGGTTCGCCACCGCGCCCGCCGTCACCGTTCGCAGCACGGTCGGCGCCGGCGACGCCTCGCTCGCCGGCTACCTGATCGCCCACCTCCGTCTCGCATCCGCCGCCGACCTGCTCCGCAGCGCCGTCGCGCACGGTTCCGCCGCAGCCTCCCTGCCCGGAACGACGCCGCCGACCCCCGACGTCCTCGACGAGGACGGCGTCACCGTCACCCGTCTCTCCTGA
- a CDS encoding DeoR/GlpR family DNA-binding transcription regulator produces the protein MYAEERQSAIANEVRSRGRVSVADLAARFAVTGETVRRDLAILQRNGYLVRVHGGAVRPDVAAVIDEPDLIVREETRRVEKAAIGAAAARLLPADGGSVLIDAGTTTLQLALAIHGDTRLTYITNSVQIGGIVAELSSATVLLTGGRLRPKTGAAVGAEAIAMLSRVRASIGFVGTNALSIAHGLSTPDSDEAATKRAMIAACATTVVVADSTKINREELVSFGTLEDFDVLVTDSGIDPDFAEDLRDHQIEVVIA, from the coding sequence ATGTACGCCGAAGAACGGCAGTCCGCGATCGCGAACGAAGTGCGTTCGCGCGGTCGCGTCTCGGTCGCCGACCTCGCCGCCCGGTTCGCGGTGACCGGCGAGACCGTGCGCCGCGACCTGGCGATTCTGCAGCGCAACGGGTACCTGGTCCGCGTGCACGGAGGCGCCGTCCGTCCCGACGTCGCCGCGGTGATCGACGAGCCCGACCTGATCGTCCGCGAGGAGACCCGCCGCGTGGAGAAGGCTGCGATCGGTGCCGCCGCAGCCCGACTCCTCCCGGCCGACGGCGGATCAGTCCTCATCGACGCCGGCACCACCACACTTCAACTCGCACTCGCCATCCACGGCGACACCCGCCTCACGTACATCACCAACAGCGTGCAGATCGGCGGCATCGTCGCCGAGCTCAGTTCGGCGACGGTCCTGCTGACCGGCGGTCGACTGCGCCCGAAGACCGGAGCTGCGGTCGGTGCGGAGGCGATCGCGATGCTCTCCCGCGTCCGCGCGTCGATCGGCTTCGTCGGCACCAACGCGCTGTCGATCGCCCACGGGCTGTCCACACCCGACTCCGACGAGGCCGCCACCAAGCGCGCCATGATCGCCGCCTGCGCCACCACCGTCGTCGTGGCCGACTCCACCAAGATCAACCGAGAGGAACTCGTGAGCTTCGGAACCCTGGAGGACTTCGACGTCCTCGTCACCGACAGCGGCATCGACCCCGACTTCGCGGAGGATCTACGCGACCACCAGATCGAGGTCGTGATCGCATGA
- a CDS encoding phosphoenolpyruvate--protein phosphotransferase, whose translation MTQVTSDLQADNPFAAQTIVSGTPVVGGLAYGPVIRPGERPSFDGIDATTIAEDLREAEMERFTAAAAVVGDRLADRASHSTGVAAEVLTATAGLARDRGWASTAGKSIKAGVPAPLAAIAATDQFAEMFTKLGGLMAERVTDLKDVRDRVVAELLGLPEPGIPNPEVPSILLADDLAPADTAGLDPTRVIGLGMRLGGPSSHTAIIARQLAIPCVVAAADLDEIPTGALGYVDGDRGTVGTEPDADAIAAAVEHAREKAEQIAAWRGPGRTADGHEVLILANVADGVSARAGAEAPVQGVGLFRTELAFLDRSNEPTVEEQVALYREVIDAFPGQKVVIRTLDAGSDKPLKFVAHADEPNPAMGVRGNRIVQTHPEIRDKQLDALAAAAQGDGRATPWVMAPMIATVDEAREFAGQIRDRGLIPGVMVEVPSAAIMADAILAEVDFVSIGTNDLTQYTMAADRMSPDLATLTDPWQPAVLALIARVGDAGQRQGKQVGVCGEAAADPLLACVLVGLGVTSLSSAPAASAAVGLKLSGVTLEQCRAAGAAAVAAASPAAARDAARAALGE comes from the coding sequence ATGACCCAGGTGACTTCCGACTTGCAGGCCGACAACCCGTTCGCAGCGCAGACCATCGTCTCCGGCACTCCCGTCGTCGGGGGCCTCGCCTACGGACCCGTGATCCGACCGGGCGAGCGCCCGAGCTTCGACGGCATCGACGCCACGACGATCGCCGAGGACCTCCGCGAGGCGGAGATGGAACGCTTCACCGCCGCTGCCGCCGTCGTCGGTGACCGGCTCGCCGACCGGGCGTCGCACAGCACCGGTGTCGCCGCCGAAGTCCTCACGGCCACCGCGGGTCTGGCGCGCGACCGCGGATGGGCGAGCACGGCGGGCAAGTCCATCAAGGCGGGGGTTCCCGCGCCGCTGGCCGCCATCGCCGCGACCGATCAGTTCGCCGAGATGTTCACCAAGCTGGGCGGCCTGATGGCCGAGCGGGTGACCGACTTGAAGGACGTCCGCGACCGCGTCGTCGCGGAACTCCTCGGTCTTCCGGAGCCCGGCATCCCGAACCCGGAGGTCCCCTCGATCCTGCTCGCCGACGACCTCGCGCCCGCGGACACCGCGGGATTGGATCCGACGCGGGTGATCGGGCTCGGCATGCGGCTCGGCGGGCCGAGCAGCCACACCGCGATCATCGCTCGCCAGCTCGCCATTCCGTGCGTGGTCGCCGCCGCCGACCTCGATGAGATCCCCACGGGGGCACTGGGATACGTCGACGGCGACCGAGGAACAGTCGGAACCGAGCCCGACGCGGACGCCATCGCCGCCGCCGTCGAGCATGCGCGGGAGAAGGCCGAACAGATCGCGGCGTGGCGGGGGCCGGGCCGCACCGCCGACGGGCACGAGGTGCTGATTCTCGCGAACGTCGCCGACGGCGTCTCGGCGCGGGCCGGTGCCGAGGCCCCGGTGCAGGGCGTCGGACTGTTCCGCACCGAACTCGCCTTCCTCGACCGGTCGAACGAGCCGACCGTCGAGGAGCAGGTGGCGCTCTACCGCGAGGTGATCGACGCGTTCCCCGGCCAGAAGGTGGTGATCCGCACCCTGGACGCCGGCTCGGACAAGCCCCTGAAGTTCGTCGCCCACGCCGACGAGCCGAACCCCGCCATGGGTGTCCGTGGCAACCGGATCGTGCAGACCCATCCCGAGATCCGCGACAAGCAGCTCGACGCGCTCGCCGCCGCGGCGCAGGGCGATGGCCGCGCCACGCCGTGGGTCATGGCGCCGATGATCGCGACCGTCGACGAGGCGCGCGAGTTCGCCGGGCAGATCCGCGATCGCGGCCTGATCCCGGGAGTCATGGTGGAGGTGCCGTCGGCGGCCATCATGGCCGACGCGATCCTCGCGGAGGTCGACTTCGTCTCGATCGGCACCAACGACCTCACGCAGTACACGATGGCCGCCGACCGGATGTCGCCCGACCTCGCCACGCTGACCGATCCGTGGCAGCCCGCGGTCCTCGCGCTGATCGCGCGCGTCGGTGACGCCGGACAGCGTCAGGGGAAGCAGGTCGGCGTGTGCGGTGAAGCGGCCGCCGACCCGCTGCTGGCCTGCGTGCTGGTGGGGCTGGGCGTCACGTCGCTGTCGTCGGCACCCGCGGCGTCGGCCGCCGTCGGTCTCAAGCTGAGCGGGGTGACCCTGGAACAGTGCAGGGCCGCGGGTGCGGCGGCGGTTGCCGCCGCGAGTCCCGCGGCCGCTCGAGACGCCGCTCGCGCGGCGCTCGGGGAGTGA